CTCACCTATTTTCCCCCAAATATTTTCCCACCTAAAATAATCACCATTGTTGATATTAAAAATCTGATTTGCGCATTCTGGTGTAACCAACGCCCAGTGTATTGCTTTTGCCAGCAACTGAGCATCTGTTGCATCCATCAATGATGTGTAAGCCTCTTTGGTGCCTGGAAATCGTAAAGGTAGTCCCAAATGTTTTGAAATAGATGCGTACACAGTCAATGACATGAGTATATTCATTGGGTTTCCAATAGCGAATCCATATACCCAAGAGGGTCGTACGATAACCCACGAGACTTTGTCCTGATGTGCCTTAAGGAGATCTTCCTGGTTATAGTAAAAGTTTGGGGGCATGTGCCGTGGATCCGTTTCTTTCGCAGGCGTCTTAAATGGTCCTAGGTGCGATCCATAAGCCTTAAGTCCCTGAAGCAAGATTATCCTCTCTACCCGAGGACAAAATCGTTCAAGAACGATTACAAGGTTTTCCAACAACTGTAGATTTGGCGCTACTAACTCAGATACATTCGATCTGTGCTGATAAGCCGCAAAGACGACATGAGTTACTTCCTGCAGCTGGTCAGAAAAAGGCTGAAAGCTTTCTGGTTTGTAAAGATCAGCAGGGATATAGTTACTCGAAGATAGTGTTCTGTTTTTCGGAATTCTCCTTGAAAGTCCTATAGCCTTCCAGTTCGGAAGTTTTTCAAAATAGGTCATCGCGTTGTACCCGACAATACCAGACGCACCTGCCACGAGTACTGTATTTTCACCCAAATGAAAACATCTCCCTTGTATTTGGCTTACGTATAATCAACACAAACCCGCAGCAAATTTTAATATGAACTTTTATATAACTGGCAATCTATCTACCCTTCCACACTGGAGAACGCCGTTCAACGTAGGCGGTGGAACCCTCTTTGGCGTCATATGAGTTTGCAATCATCCGACCCAATTCGTTATTCATCTGCCATGCCTCATCGGAAGTGTACATAGGTAGCTCCGTTCCAGACATAAGTAGTTGTTTTGTTGCCTTAACGGCTAATGGTGCATTCTCAGCAATCACAGCGGCCAACTCATACGCACTGTCCATTAATTTCTCACTGTCTACTACTTGATTCACGACACCCCAATGCATCAGTTGCTCTGCACTCAGTGGCAATCCCGTAAACGCCATAAAGCAAGCTACTTTGATTGGTAAGTGACGAGGAAGGCGCAATAACCCTCCGCCACTGGCGATTAAGCCCCGCTTAACTTCAGGTAAAGCAAATTGTGCGCCCCTTGCTGCAATAATTACGTCACACGCTAAAGCAATTTCAAACCCACCACCATATGCTAGACCATTAACCGCTGCGATAAGCGGTTTGGCCGTCTTTGATCGCACCAATCCCGCAAACCCACCCCCGCATTCGTTCGATAGATCTACACCTCGGGAGACTTCTTTCAAATCAGCTCCGGTGCAAAATGACCGCCCATTTCCCGTCAGAATAATGACACGAACATCCTCATCAAGTTCCGCTCTTGATAAGCATTGCTCCATCTGAACCGTGATGTCCAAATTGATTGCATTCAAAATATTCGGACGATTCAACGTCAGGGTGACGATATCTTCTTTTTTCTCGAAAAGAATCGCTTGGTCTTTGGATTCCATCTGACAACACCCCTCAAAAATATCCTAGTGAACCTAGAGTTATCCCTTCATATTTCCCAACGAATCTGAAACGAAACCCTTGGAGGCTGAGGAAAATATTCCAACAGCACTCGTAGCTATGTATCTGACGCCCAAACCATACCAGTACCGAACGTCCTGCGGAGTTTGAGCAAAAATACCTACGATACGTCCCGCGGAACGGATTTGTTGAATCGCTCTTTCTATGGTGTTCAGTACGTTCGGGCCGTGAGGGTTATCTTCTCCTAGAGTCAGCGCTAAATCTGTAGGACCAATAAAAAAAACATCAATTTGTTCAACTCTAAGAATTTCTCCTAGGTTATCCAGCGCTTCTACAGACTCGATTTGTGCCACAACCACAGTCTCCCTATTCGCCCAATCGATATAAGCTAAACCCTTCTTTTTGTTCAAATAAGCAGCTCTAGCCGAAGCAGCATATCCTCGCTTTCCTACGGGAGGATACTTTACATAGGAAACGCAATCCTTGGCGATGGAGCCATTGTCGACATGAGGCACTTGGACGCCAATGGCTCCAGAGTCGAGTACCTTCAGAACGTTTTCTGAGTTCGGAACCAAGCCGCCCAATCGAACAACAACTGGAATATTGACATTCTCGGCAGCGTGGACCAAGCAGGGGATTTCCGACGGACTCATCGAACCATGCTCACAATCGAGAATGAGAAAATCGAATCCAGCTGTTCCTAAAATCTCAATCACTTCGCTGGAACGCATCGGAACAAATGCTCCCAATACACACTGGTCTCTTTGAAGCTTCTCTTTCAGACTCACATTTACCATTTCCAGACCAGACTCCTCTACAACCGCATGCCAAGGACATAAGCCTCGTAAATCGTCTTTTGAAAATTCCCTACTTCTCTGGCATCGCCAATGGCAAATACCTTGTCACAAAGTTTGGCTGCGGCCTCATAAAGATTATTGACGGGACGTACACCCCACGCCACAACAACATTGTCTGCAGGTATCGACTCAACCGCGTCCACTTCAGATAACGAGACCTTTGCCTCGTTGTTCTTCACTTCAATTAGGTCAGCGGATGTTAACACACGTACATTCGCCTCTCGAATCAGGCGAAGAAGATTCCTGCCGTTTACATAAGACTCGTCAGAGGCTAAATCCCTAGCGGGCGATCGCGATAATAGCGTCACGTTGAAACCTTGTTTCGCCAACGTCAGAGCCGTTTCGCATCCTGTAGCTCTCCCCCCGAGAACGATAGCTGTATTTCTCTGAAGAGGATGTCCCGATAACACGTCGTGGGCGCTAACCACGTTCCCATTTACGTTTTTCAGGTCCGGCAGCACCGCTTTGGCACCAGTGGCGACTACAAAAGCATCCATGGAAAGCTGTTGTAGCGAATCTGCAGTCACCGGGGAAGAAAGATGAACATTCACGCCTAACTCATGCATCTGATGAATCAAAAAATCCCGAAGCCACAAAATTTTATCTTTTCCTGGAGCGACCCATGACAATGAAAACTGACCTGCAGCCAAGTGGTCTTCGGCCTCGTATAAGTCAACAGTGTGTCCACGAAGACGCGCCACACGTGCAACTTCCATACCGGCTAAACTTCCACCGACGACAACAACGCGCTTCGTTTCACGAGCAAGAGGCAAAGGTTCATACTTGCGCTCATGACCCACGACCGCATTCAGTGCACAGCGCAACGGAGTGTAAAAATCGACGCAAACGTTACAAGAGATGCATTTCCGTATATTTTTAACCTGCCCGGTTCTCGCCTTGGCGGGCCAGTCTGGATCCGCAATTAACGCCCTGCCAAGCGCAATAAAGTCGGCTCGATCATTTTCCAAAATTGAGTTTGCAACCTCAGGTTCACGAATGACACCAACGGTAATAACAGGAATCTTAACTCTTTGTTTAATACTTTCTGCG
This is a stretch of genomic DNA from Alicyclobacillus dauci. It encodes these proteins:
- a CDS encoding HpcH/HpaI aldolase family protein — translated: MVNVSLKEKLQRDQCVLGAFVPMRSSEVIEILGTAGFDFLILDCEHGSMSPSEIPCLVHAAENVNIPVVVRLGGLVPNSENVLKVLDSGAIGVQVPHVDNGSIAKDCVSYVKYPPVGKRGYAASARAAYLNKKKGLAYIDWANRETVVVAQIESVEALDNLGEILRVEQIDVFFIGPTDLALTLGEDNPHGPNVLNTIERAIQQIRSAGRIVGIFAQTPQDVRYWYGLGVRYIATSAVGIFSSASKGFVSDSLGNMKG
- a CDS encoding NAD(P)/FAD-dependent oxidoreductase, whose amino-acid sequence is MYVSETNAVLDERRDLEFPFLFKVGKIGRMALRNRLIMPAMETNLSTVNGEVSEDMIAYYVRRASDIGLIIVEYSCVDAPVGLGSPNQLRIDHDRYISGHYTLVEAVHAEGAKIALQLHHAGRQTLSKWNDVQPVAPSPIPCKMMKSQPRELSTNEVRGIVEAFVRAARRAVSAGYDAIELHAAHGYLLAEFLSPYTNKRTDEYGGSIENRVRIIREIISGIRTKVSATLPIIVRYSADEFVSEGVQLEDAILIGESLDKAGADALHITTGIHETLDRNCDPMDRPQAWRVPYAESIKQRVKIPVITVGVIREPEVANSILENDRADFIALGRALIADPDWPAKARTGQVKNIRKCISCNVCVDFYTPLRCALNAVVGHERKYEPLPLARETKRVVVVGGSLAGMEVARVARLRGHTVDLYEAEDHLAAGQFSLSWVAPGKDKILWLRDFLIHQMHELGVNVHLSSPVTADSLQQLSMDAFVVATGAKAVLPDLKNVNGNVVSAHDVLSGHPLQRNTAIVLGGRATGCETALTLAKQGFNVTLLSRSPARDLASDESYVNGRNLLRLIREANVRVLTSADLIEVKNNEAKVSLSEVDAVESIPADNVVVAWGVRPVNNLYEAAAKLCDKVFAIGDAREVGNFQKTIYEAYVLGMRL
- a CDS encoding SDR family oxidoreductase — protein: MGENTVLVAGASGIVGYNAMTYFEKLPNWKAIGLSRRIPKNRTLSSSNYIPADLYKPESFQPFSDQLQEVTHVVFAAYQHRSNVSELVAPNLQLLENLVIVLERFCPRVERIILLQGLKAYGSHLGPFKTPAKETDPRHMPPNFYYNQEDLLKAHQDKVSWVIVRPSWVYGFAIGNPMNILMSLTVYASISKHLGLPLRFPGTKEAYTSLMDATDAQLLAKAIHWALVTPECANQIFNINNGDYFRWENIWGKIGEALDMDIAAPQYIPLSTFMRVKEPVWEDMVQKYGLKPYPFSEIASWEFMDSAFSHGYDSMLDTIKAREFGFTEFISTEKMFTKQISMLRQERYIP
- a CDS encoding enoyl-CoA hydratase-related protein; its protein translation is MESKDQAILFEKKEDIVTLTLNRPNILNAINLDITVQMEQCLSRAELDEDVRVIILTGNGRSFCTGADLKEVSRGVDLSNECGGGFAGLVRSKTAKPLIAAVNGLAYGGGFEIALACDVIIAARGAQFALPEVKRGLIASGGGLLRLPRHLPIKVACFMAFTGLPLSAEQLMHWGVVNQVVDSEKLMDSAYELAAVIAENAPLAVKATKQLLMSGTELPMYTSDEAWQMNNELGRMIANSYDAKEGSTAYVERRSPVWKGR